TACGCGGTGTTCTCGCCGGAGCACCTGCGGCGGGCGCTCGCGTCGCTGGGGGAGGACGGACAGTGAGCGCGTCGCTTGCCCCCGCGGTGGACCTGGCCCATGCGCCGGAGGCGTGGCTCGCCGCGCACCCGGAGCTGTCCAGCCGGCTGGTGTTCCGGCACGCGGCGGCGCACTTCGCGCAAGATGACGCGCGCGTCGTCTTCCTGGAGGCGGACCTGGGCGGCGGAGGCGATCCGTTCGAGAAGCGCCATCCCCAGCGCTACTTCAACCTGGGCATCTGCGAGGCCACCATGCTGGACATGGCGTGTGGCCTGGCGCACGGCGGACACACCGTCATCGCGCACAGCTTCGCGGCGTTCGGCGTGATGCGCGCGTGCGAGCAGGTGCGGCTGAACCTGGCCTATGCGCGCGCCAACGTGAAGCTGGTGTGCGACTACGGCGGCGTGGCGGGCGCCTTCTTCGGCCCCACGCACCATGCGATTGAAGACCTGGCCGTGCTGCGCGCGATGCCCAACCTCACGGTGGTGTCGCCCGCGGACGGTCTGGAGACGGTGCAGGCCACGCGCGCGATGCTCCAGCACGACGGGCCGGTGTACCTGCGGCTGGGTCGCAACCGCGTCACCCGGTTGGACCTCCCGCGCCCGCCGTTCGAATTGGGCCGCGCCGCGCTCCTGCGCGAGGGAGACGACGTGGGGCTGCTCGCGCACGGCGAGGTGGGCGTGTCCGTGGCGCTGGACGCCGCGAAGCTGCTGGAGGCGCAGGGCGTCTCCGCGCGCGTGCTCAACGTGCACACGCTGAAGCCGCTGGACGAGGAGTCGGTGCGCGAGACGGCGGCGCGCACGCGGCTCCTGGTGACGGTGGAGGAGCACAACGTGCTGGGCGGACTGGGCAGCGCGGTGTGCGAGACGGTGTGCTCGCTGGACCTGCAGCGGCGCGTGCTGCGCGTGGGCTTGCAGGACCGGTACGACTCGCGCGCCGGTTCGCACGAGGCGTTGCTCAGGGGCCATGGGTTGGAGGGCGGGCAGGTGGCCGAGCGCATCCTGGGAGTGCTCCCAAGAACCCCGGTGTTTGCCGTGGAATCCGCAACGAGGAGGGACTGACATGCAGGTCCAGAACCCGAACCCGATGACGCAGTCCGTTCCCTCGGAGCAGTGCCCGCTGTGCGCGCAGCCGGTGCCGGGCGGCAACCGGATCGTGGGCGAGGTGCTCTCCTGTGACGGCTGTTCCGCCGAGCTGGAGGTGGTGGGCATCAACCCGCTGCGGCTCGAGGAAGCACCCGAGGTCGAGGAAGACTGGGGGGAGTAGCCTCGCGCCATGCGCAAGGTCGACCTCGTCTATACGCGCGTGCGCACCGAGGAGAAGCTCCTCCTCGAGGCGCTGCGCAGGCGCGACTGCGCCGTCAACCTGGTGCAGGACTCCGGGATGGTGCTGTCCATGGACCGGCAGCGCGTCACCGAGGCCGACACCGTGTTGATGCGCAGCATGTCCTTCACGCGTGCGCGCTACCTGGCCACGTTCCTGGAGATGAAGGGGCTGCGCGTGCTCAACAGCGCGAGGACCATCTCCCTGTGCGGGGACAAGGCGCTCACCAGCGCCGCGCTGGCCGCGAAGGGCGTGCCCATGCCGTGGTCGTTCGTGGCCTTCGACGAGGACGCGTGCCTGGAGGCGATTGAGCAGAAGGGCTACCCGGTGGTGACCAAGCCCGTGCTGGGCAGCTGGGGCCGGATGGTGGCCCGGCTGGACTCGCGCACCGCGGCGGAGGGCGTGCTGTCCACGCGCTTCGGCACCGGCGGCGCGCAGGACCATGTGGCGCTGGTGCAGGAGTACGTGGACAAGCCGGGCTACGACCTGCGCGTCTACGTCATCGGCCGCGCGGTGGGCGGCCTGCGGCGGCGCTCCGAGCACTGGATCACCAACACCGCGCGCGGCGCCGTGCCGGAGCGCTACGAGGTGCCGGTGGTGCACGCGAAGCTGGCGGAGGCCGCGGCGGAGGCGGTGGGCGGGGACATGGTGGCGGTGGACCTCTTGGAGACGCGCGGCGGCGACATCTACGTCAACGAAATCAACCACTGCGTGGAGTTCGCGCGCAGCATCGATGAGACGAACGTCCCGCTGCCGGACCTCATCGCGGAGTACGTCGCTTCCGGAGCCGGAGGAGCCCGGCGATGAGCGTGCGCGTGGCGGTGCTGGGAGCCGCGGGCTACACCGGCGGCGAGGTGCTGCGCCTGTTGCTCGCGCACCCGGCCGTGGAGGTGGTGCAGGCCACCTCCGGCCAGTTCGCCGGCAAGCGCCTGGACTTCCCGCATCCGCACCTGCGCGGAGTGGGGACGCTGCGCTACACGCCACACGACGCGCTGGAGCCCTGCGACGTGCTGGTGAGCTGCCTGCCTCAAGGCGAATTGCTCCAGCGCTGGGCGAAGGTGGCCCGGCTGGCGGAGCGGGTGGTGGACCTGAGCGCGGACTTCCGCCTGGACGCCGCGGGGCATGCGCGCTGGTACGGCAAGCACCCGCGCCCGGACGACGTGCCCGCGTTCGTCTACGGCCTGCCGGAGTGGATGGGCGACGCGCTGACGAACGCGCGCCACGTCGCGGTGCCTGGCTGCATGGCGCACGCGGGACTCCTGGCGCTGCTGCCGCTGTTGCACGCGGGGCTCGCGCGTCCGGATGTGCTGGTGGTGGATGCGAAGACGGGCTCGTCCGGAGGCGGCTCTACTCCAGACCGCTCCTCCCATCACCCGGAGCGCGCGAACGCGCTGCGCTGCTACAAGCCGGTGGGCCACCGGCACACGGGCGAGCTGGAGGGCGTGGTGGCGCGAGTCACCGGCCAGCAGCCCACCATCCACTTCAGCGCCACGGCGGTGCCGGGCGTGCGCGGCATCCTGGCGACGGTGCACGCCTTCGCGGCGCGGCCGGTGGAGGAGGCGGAGGTGGTGCGCGCCATCGCCACGCGCTACCGCGAGAAGCCCTTCGTGCGGCTCTTGCGCCCCAGTGCGTCGCTCTCTCCGTTCCCGGAGCCAGGGCCGCTGCTGGGCACGAACCACTGTGACTTGTCGGTGGACGTGGACGCGGAGCGGGGCCGCATCGTGGTGAACGCCGCCATCGACAACCTGGTGAAGGGCGCCGCCGGCACGGCGGTGCATGCGCTGAACCTGATGCTGGGTCGCCCGGAGACGGAAGGGCTGGGCTTCCGGGGCCTGCATCCGCTCTAGACCGCTTTTCATTCCGAGGAGCCGCACCCATGAGCTTGAGCACGAAATCCCCTGGCGAGGTGTTCGCGGCCGCGGTCCAGAAGCAGGGCACGAAGGCGCACGTGGACTACGACACGTCCATCGTGGACGCGTTCCCCGGCTTCAAGCGCCGTCCGCGCATCGCGGTGCGCGGCATGTTCAAGACGGCGAAGGCGGAGCGCGACCCGGTCCCCTTCTGGTACGAGACGCACCCCCAGACGAAGCCCACCGGGCCGGTGCAGGACGTGGAGCTGCGCCCGGAAGCCGGCTTCGAGTTCCACCAGGACACGCAGGCGCTCAAGCCCACGCGCGCGTGGATCCAGGTGCCGCGCAACCTGCTGGAGGACTCGCAGTCGCTCGCGCAGTTCATCGACTTCCGGCTGCTGGTGCGGCTGAACACGGCGGAGAACCAGGCGCTGTGCATCGGCAAGGGCGGGGACGGCGTGCGGGGCCTGTTGCACACGCCGGGCATCGTGCGGCTGCCGGCGAAGAAGAACGCGGTGGCCTCGCTGCTCAACGCCTGCGCGCAGGTGGAGCAGATGGGCGGGTCCGCGGATGGCATCGTCATCAACTCGTTGGACTTCTACGAGCACCTGGTGGGCCAGCAGTCGCTCCTGTCGGACCTGGCGGCCATGGGCATCCGGCTGTGCCGCACGCGCATGGTGAACCCGGGCACCATCATCGTGGGGGACTTCACCGCCGCGGCGACGTTGTACGACAGCCAGCGCTCGGTCATCCGGTTCGCGGAGCCGCCGCCGGGCATCTTCCCGCGCGAGGGACTGGCCGCCTACGGCGAGGTCTACACGACGCTCGCGGTGCACCTGCCCACCCACTTCTTCGTGGCGTCGCTGACCTGATGGCCACCGCGAGCGCGAAGGGCGAGGGCGCGCAGCTCACGGTCCTCTACATCACCGGCTGGTGCCGCAGCGGCAGCACCATCCTGGGCAACGTCCTCAACGAGGTGCCGGGCTTCTTCCACGTGGGGGAGCTGAGCTTCCTCTGGAAGAACGCGTACGGGAACGGCTCCAACACGCTGTGCGGCTGTGGCCAGCAGCTGTTGGAGTGCGGCATCTGGGACACGGTGCTGACCTCCGACGTGCCGGCGGGCCTGACGCCGCGCGCGCACGCGGAAGAGGTGGTGCGCAGGCAGCAGGCCGCCGTGCGCACGCGGCATACGTTGCGGGTGCTGGACGAGGCGGGGGATTCGCAGGCGCTCCATGCGCACGCGGACTTCCTCGCGCGGACGTACCGCACCATCGCGCGAGCCACGGGGAGCACGGTGCTGGTGGACAGCGGGAAGTTCCCGTCCGAGGCGGCGCTGTTGCCGCGCGTGGAGGGCATCCGGCCGCTGTATCTGCACCTGGTGCGCGACCCGCGTGCGGTGACGCATTCGTGGACGAAGACGAAGCAGTACGTCGTCCCCATGTCCGCCGCGCGCAGCACGGCGTACTGGCTGGGCTTCAACGCCGCGTCGGAGGAGGTGACGCGGAGGTTCCCCGCCCAGTCGCTCTTCCTGCGCTACGAGGACTTCATCGCCGCGCCGGACCGCGCCGTGGACACGGTGTTGGACCTGGTGGGCGTGCCGCGCGCGCAGAACCCGGTGAAGGGCCGCACGGTGGTGCTGGGGAAGAACCACACCGTCACCGGCAACCCGGACCGTTTCCGCAGCGGCCCCACGCTCCTGCGCGGCGAGGACGACGCATGGAAGGGGGAGCTGGCCTCCGGCGCGAAGGCGCTCACCGTGGCGCTCGCCTGGCCGTTGATGGCGAAGTACGGGTACTTCAGCGGAGCCCGGCGCGCTCCCAGCGGAGGCTCCGGGCCGGATGCGGCGGGCGTGGAAACCCGGCCCTGAGCCTTCGGCCATGAGCTCTGTCCTCAAGGATGAGAAGGCAAGAACCCGGCTGAGCCCCTGTCGGCAGCGGACCGGAAAAACCTGTCCGACAGCCGGGCAGGTTCGGACGACCGTGGAGGGAGGCCTCCGGGCCAGCCAGGCACCGGAAACCTGTCGGACAGTCGGACAGGTTCTGGAGAACCGGGGCCAGGGCCCTCGTCCCGTCGGACCGGCGGAAACCTGTCGGACAGTCGGACAGGTTCGAAGGACCGTGGCTGGGGGCGGCCGATCCATCCGGGCAGCGGAAACCGGTCGGACAGTCGGACAGGTTCGATGGAACCGGGGCCAGGGCCCTCGTTCCTCCCAAGCGGAGGAAACCTGTCGGACCGTCGGACGGATTGGGAGAACCGGAGTTGGGGGCTTCGTTCTGCCCGAGCCACGAGAACTTGTCGGACCGTCGGACGGATTTGGAGAACCGGGGCCAGGGGCTTTGCTCCGCCCGAGCCGCGAAACCCTGTCGGACCGTCGGACAGGTTTGGTGGACCGTCTCTGGGGGCTCCGGGCCAGCAGTCGCCGGAAACCTGTCGGACAGTCGAACAGGTTTTGGAGAACCGCAGCAGGGGCTGCCGCCCAATTCAGGCTGCGGAAGCCTGTCGGACAGGTTCTGGGGAACCGGGGCCCGGAACCTCTTCCTGCCCGAGCCGCAAAAACCTGTCGGACAATCGGACAGGTTCGAGGGACTGGGCTGGGGC
This DNA window, taken from Corallococcus coralloides DSM 2259, encodes the following:
- a CDS encoding transketolase family protein, producing the protein MSASLAPAVDLAHAPEAWLAAHPELSSRLVFRHAAAHFAQDDARVVFLEADLGGGGDPFEKRHPQRYFNLGICEATMLDMACGLAHGGHTVIAHSFAAFGVMRACEQVRLNLAYARANVKLVCDYGGVAGAFFGPTHHAIEDLAVLRAMPNLTVVSPADGLETVQATRAMLQHDGPVYLRLGRNRVTRLDLPRPPFELGRAALLREGDDVGLLAHGEVGVSVALDAAKLLEAQGVSARVLNVHTLKPLDEESVRETAARTRLLVTVEEHNVLGGLGSAVCETVCSLDLQRRVLRVGLQDRYDSRAGSHEALLRGHGLEGGQVAERILGVLPRTPVFAVESATRRD
- the lysW gene encoding lysine biosynthesis protein LysW encodes the protein MQVQNPNPMTQSVPSEQCPLCAQPVPGGNRIVGEVLSCDGCSAELEVVGINPLRLEEAPEVEEDWGE
- a CDS encoding RimK family alpha-L-glutamate ligase, which encodes MRKVDLVYTRVRTEEKLLLEALRRRDCAVNLVQDSGMVLSMDRQRVTEADTVLMRSMSFTRARYLATFLEMKGLRVLNSARTISLCGDKALTSAALAAKGVPMPWSFVAFDEDACLEAIEQKGYPVVTKPVLGSWGRMVARLDSRTAAEGVLSTRFGTGGAQDHVALVQEYVDKPGYDLRVYVIGRAVGGLRRRSEHWITNTARGAVPERYEVPVVHAKLAEAAAEAVGGDMVAVDLLETRGGDIYVNEINHCVEFARSIDETNVPLPDLIAEYVASGAGGARR
- the argC gene encoding N-acetyl-gamma-glutamyl-phosphate reductase, translated to MSVRVAVLGAAGYTGGEVLRLLLAHPAVEVVQATSGQFAGKRLDFPHPHLRGVGTLRYTPHDALEPCDVLVSCLPQGELLQRWAKVARLAERVVDLSADFRLDAAGHARWYGKHPRPDDVPAFVYGLPEWMGDALTNARHVAVPGCMAHAGLLALLPLLHAGLARPDVLVVDAKTGSSGGGSTPDRSSHHPERANALRCYKPVGHRHTGELEGVVARVTGQQPTIHFSATAVPGVRGILATVHAFAARPVEEAEVVRAIATRYREKPFVRLLRPSASLSPFPEPGPLLGTNHCDLSVDVDAERGRIVVNAAIDNLVKGAAGTAVHALNLMLGRPETEGLGFRGLHPL
- a CDS encoding family 3 encapsulin nanocompartment shell protein: MSLSTKSPGEVFAAAVQKQGTKAHVDYDTSIVDAFPGFKRRPRIAVRGMFKTAKAERDPVPFWYETHPQTKPTGPVQDVELRPEAGFEFHQDTQALKPTRAWIQVPRNLLEDSQSLAQFIDFRLLVRLNTAENQALCIGKGGDGVRGLLHTPGIVRLPAKKNAVASLLNACAQVEQMGGSADGIVINSLDFYEHLVGQQSLLSDLAAMGIRLCRTRMVNPGTIIVGDFTAAATLYDSQRSVIRFAEPPPGIFPREGLAAYGEVYTTLAVHLPTHFFVASLT
- a CDS encoding sulfotransferase, with the protein product MATASAKGEGAQLTVLYITGWCRSGSTILGNVLNEVPGFFHVGELSFLWKNAYGNGSNTLCGCGQQLLECGIWDTVLTSDVPAGLTPRAHAEEVVRRQQAAVRTRHTLRVLDEAGDSQALHAHADFLARTYRTIARATGSTVLVDSGKFPSEAALLPRVEGIRPLYLHLVRDPRAVTHSWTKTKQYVVPMSAARSTAYWLGFNAASEEVTRRFPAQSLFLRYEDFIAAPDRAVDTVLDLVGVPRAQNPVKGRTVVLGKNHTVTGNPDRFRSGPTLLRGEDDAWKGELASGAKALTVALAWPLMAKYGYFSGARRAPSGGSGPDAAGVETRP